The following coding sequences lie in one Arthrobacter sp. PGP41 genomic window:
- the treS gene encoding maltose alpha-D-glucosyltransferase, giving the protein MREPMASDGVYEAETVAGDDQEATSATVEPSVEPDVNFDEQFYPARPKALRPTARRRQYFATRPSFEFDGRNTAYVEWLRNQAMLGDANTLARQLSGQASMWQNSYAHPNPRAAVERAPVWFTAYPLSFITRSSQSFLSALGDPAMWEAFSQIGIRAIHTGPVKLAGGISGWSQTPSVDGHFDRISMAIDPVFGTEDEFRRMCEVAADHGGTIIDDIVPGHTGKGADFRLAEMNFRDYPGIYHMVDIPEEDWHLLPDVPEGQDSVNLSPDAEQALQKAGYIIGRLQRVIFYEPGVKETNWSATRPIVDTTGKTRRWVYLHYFKAGQPSINWLDPTFAGMRLVVGDALHSLVDLGTGALRLDANGFLGVEKSAEEQPGWSEGHPLSEAANQLIGSMIRKVGGFSFQELNLTIDDIKATSEAGPDLSYDFITRPAYHYALVTADTELLRLTLRLSMEIGVDQASLVHALQNHDELTYELMHFAAGHRDEMFELNGQELTGAQLAEQVQQTMRERLTGENAPYNAVFTTNGIACTSVSFIMAALGIRDPDAITSEEEAQVLDVHILLSMFNALQPGVFALSGWDLAGITALDRKSVEELTAQGDTRWINRGAHDIMGTSPDAEVSSSGMPRARSLYGPLPEQLKNPDSYASRLQRILAVREESGIATGALLDVPDVSNRGLLVMVIRLESGALGVTVLNFSDQDIAGSIQSSHLVPGAAVHDLFSGDAVGQVDDLHSFFLELPAFHGTVLQLTEEAPEQDEDAQPGEDLP; this is encoded by the coding sequence ATGCGGGAACCGATGGCCAGCGACGGTGTTTATGAAGCGGAGACCGTTGCGGGTGATGACCAGGAAGCTACTTCGGCAACTGTTGAACCCTCGGTGGAGCCGGACGTCAATTTCGACGAGCAGTTCTATCCTGCCCGGCCCAAGGCGCTGCGCCCCACCGCCCGCCGCCGCCAATACTTTGCCACCAGGCCCTCCTTCGAATTCGATGGACGCAATACGGCCTACGTCGAATGGCTGCGGAACCAGGCGATGCTGGGCGACGCCAATACGCTGGCCCGGCAGCTCTCAGGGCAAGCCAGCATGTGGCAGAACTCCTACGCCCATCCGAATCCCCGGGCCGCCGTTGAACGCGCACCCGTATGGTTCACCGCATATCCCCTGTCCTTCATCACCAGGTCCAGCCAGTCCTTCCTCTCGGCCCTCGGCGATCCGGCCATGTGGGAAGCCTTCAGCCAAATAGGTATCCGCGCCATCCACACCGGCCCGGTCAAACTGGCGGGCGGCATCAGCGGCTGGTCCCAGACACCCAGCGTGGACGGCCACTTCGACAGGATCAGCATGGCGATTGATCCCGTGTTCGGCACTGAGGATGAATTCCGCCGGATGTGCGAGGTTGCTGCCGACCATGGCGGGACCATCATCGACGACATCGTTCCGGGGCACACCGGCAAGGGAGCGGACTTCCGCCTCGCCGAAATGAACTTCCGGGACTACCCGGGGATCTACCACATGGTGGATATCCCGGAGGAGGACTGGCACCTGCTGCCGGACGTCCCCGAAGGGCAGGACTCGGTAAACCTGAGCCCGGACGCCGAGCAGGCTTTGCAGAAGGCCGGGTACATCATCGGCCGGCTGCAGCGGGTCATCTTCTATGAGCCCGGCGTCAAGGAAACGAACTGGAGCGCAACCCGGCCGATCGTTGACACCACCGGGAAGACGCGCCGCTGGGTTTACCTGCACTACTTCAAGGCAGGACAGCCGTCCATCAACTGGCTGGACCCCACGTTCGCCGGGATGCGCCTGGTGGTGGGCGATGCGCTGCATTCCCTGGTTGACCTGGGCACCGGTGCGCTCAGGCTGGACGCCAACGGATTCCTCGGTGTGGAAAAGAGTGCCGAGGAGCAGCCGGGCTGGTCCGAGGGGCATCCGCTGTCCGAGGCGGCCAACCAGCTCATCGGCTCCATGATCCGGAAGGTGGGCGGGTTCTCCTTCCAGGAGCTGAACCTGACCATCGACGACATCAAGGCGACCTCCGAAGCAGGCCCCGACCTTTCGTACGACTTCATCACCAGGCCGGCCTACCACTACGCGCTTGTCACCGCGGACACAGAGCTCTTGCGGCTCACACTGCGCCTGTCAATGGAAATCGGCGTGGACCAGGCTTCGCTGGTGCATGCGCTGCAGAACCATGATGAGCTGACCTACGAGCTGATGCATTTTGCTGCCGGACACCGGGACGAGATGTTCGAGCTCAACGGGCAGGAGCTCACCGGGGCGCAGCTTGCCGAGCAGGTGCAGCAGACCATGCGCGAGCGGCTCACCGGCGAGAACGCACCCTACAACGCGGTGTTCACTACGAACGGCATCGCCTGCACATCGGTCAGCTTCATCATGGCCGCGCTGGGAATCCGGGACCCCGATGCCATCACTTCCGAAGAGGAAGCGCAGGTCCTGGATGTGCACATCCTCCTCTCGATGTTCAACGCCCTCCAGCCGGGGGTCTTCGCCCTTTCCGGCTGGGACCTGGCCGGCATCACCGCGCTGGACCGGAAGAGCGTCGAGGAACTCACCGCCCAGGGCGACACCCGCTGGATCAACCGCGGGGCCCACGACATCATGGGCACCAGCCCGGACGCGGAAGTGTCCTCCTCCGGCATGCCCCGGGCGCGCAGCCTTTACGGCCCGCTCCCCGAGCAGCTCAAGAACCCGGACTCCTACGCCAGCAGGCTCCAGCGGATCCTGGCTGTGCGCGAAGAAAGCGGCATAGCCACAGGGGCCCTGCTCGATGTTCCGGACGTTTCCAACCGCGGGCTGCTGGTGATGGTCATCCGGCTGGAGAGCGGGGCCCTGGGGGTCACCGTGCTGAACTTCTCGGACCAGGACATTGCCGGCAGCATCCAGTCCAGCCACCTGGTGCCGGGGGCCGCCGTCCACGACCTCTTCAGCGGCGACGCTGTTGGCCAGGTGGATGACCTGCACAGTTTCTTCCTCGAACTGCCCGCCTTCCACGGAACCGTCCTGCAGCTGACAGAAGAAGCCCCTGAGCAGGACGAAGATGCACAGCCCGGAGAGGACCTACCGTAG
- a CDS encoding GntR family transcriptional regulator: protein MAGLTAPLLGLQKKSLREQALSALRAAITSGELEPGRHLVETELSEMLQISRGTLREALRQLEQEGLVSAGPRGRLSVRHLDEKEIRDIYTVRAALEALAARTLCELPDRQNVISSLRSAIDAMKAAEEEGLQQRVESDLEFHRTLCRLTGNETLLHTWEALEGSIRMSIMFAGLEKGVKNMSVDRHHDIVAAIETGDASLARKTIREHMDTAAANLVA, encoded by the coding sequence ATGGCCGGACTGACCGCCCCGCTGCTGGGACTGCAAAAAAAGAGCCTGCGCGAACAGGCACTCTCGGCCCTGCGCGCCGCAATCACCAGCGGAGAACTTGAACCGGGCCGCCACCTGGTGGAAACCGAACTCTCCGAGATGCTGCAGATCAGCCGGGGAACCCTGCGCGAAGCCCTGCGCCAGCTGGAACAGGAAGGCCTGGTCTCTGCCGGGCCCCGTGGCAGGCTCTCCGTCCGGCACCTGGACGAAAAAGAAATCCGCGACATCTACACCGTTCGCGCCGCCCTGGAAGCACTGGCCGCCCGCACGCTCTGTGAACTGCCGGACCGCCAAAACGTCATCTCATCCCTCCGCTCGGCCATCGACGCGATGAAGGCAGCCGAGGAGGAAGGCCTGCAGCAGCGCGTCGAATCCGACCTGGAATTCCACCGTACGCTGTGCCGGCTCACGGGCAACGAGACACTCCTGCACACCTGGGAAGCGCTGGAAGGGTCCATCAGGATGTCCATCATGTTCGCCGGGCTCGAAAAGGGCGTTAAGAACATGAGCGTGGACCGCCACCACGATATTGTGGCGGCCATCGAAACCGGCGACGCCTCGCTGGCCCGGAAAACCATCCGGGAACATATGGACACTGCCGCGGCCAATCTTGTGGCCTAG